The following proteins come from a genomic window of Montipora capricornis isolate CH-2021 chromosome 9, ASM3666992v2, whole genome shotgun sequence:
- the LOC138016719 gene encoding LOW QUALITY PROTEIN: GRB2-associated-binding protein 1-like (The sequence of the model RefSeq protein was modified relative to this genomic sequence to represent the inferred CDS: deleted 1 base in 1 codon): protein MTKMEKGEVVMSGYLIKSPPATKIRNLRSWTKRYFVLHANKLLYYYKNEREKRPVKEPIMLANCKCVDAKLNHERFEFVFSIVTPQRIYYLVAGTQGEMEEWVDKLIGVCGFRRTDQHSHDVNSTATQDEHVPAAQPQPTIASRQLPRVSSSGSSLTSPTGPCPLSIPKHFMDVQNKRRATSDPPDPFSAEAPQNHRERMRRQSEQIGSAMCSGGNQMTQSKARLSGNLTENYDDVPSPRPYNSVFNLPSPKSNAGNHLFSKDYDAVPDPRPVSQGSDRSSQDVYDLVPAPRPLSSSSQDGQSLYDVPLKVLDAEDVDIAPPVHRPIAPKPSNGPSPNYDVLPPSHSALKVRESVYDVLPPGRVVEEENYDVVPHNQRPVAPIQTGPSNENYDVVPKKQPICEENYDIVPPTRPVAPKPNCLQQKDPQELYDILPRRDSLHRLYDAQNAYDTPQARNESTEENYDIVPPVCREPSSKPSNSPASQENYDVVPIPRPSHETYDIVPSPRARDTYDLVPSLRAKEGASCNGHEQCFSDTYAVPPNLQSPSDNEWVPKRPSPYRPAKDPYDPLPNTNRPVSADSGLNASFTSICSLKSDCDDGLQDKYNPPLPALPNSRDSGSLSDDSPDDAELKEVYDRPPSWEEGDSIYDVPPKKEDIYDVPPRHSDDIHNTPPSTSNDIYDVPPSYHNAGFESESNTVPEVDRSTKRPPQVNRATKPRTTTARDHSYCNMAPPVDRKSKNKRISLPPTEPSYVNYGGPPPRRQNLPLVKTLSGNSFSGRFSNQMRECPIEFPGEFDYTPMEAPTRSEMTRCYSYSKEECPRAEDNDQFYEDMSALQIKRHSGERSNSSSSSSLADNEDVYTPMAPVDQRQKRNLLYAEVEIVEGMQQVRMPVNAQPRRENTNYTFINEESTRALIQTSHARQGHR, encoded by the exons TGGACAAAACGTTATTTTGTTTTGCATGCAAACAAATTGCTATATTATTACAAGaatgaaagggaaaaaagaccAGTCAAGGAGCCGATAATGCTGGCTAATTGCAAATGTGTCGATGCAAAATTGAATCATGAAAGGTTCGAGTTTGTATTCAGTATTGTCACTCCCCAGAGAATTTACTATCTTGTGGCTGGAACACAAGGGGAGATGGAGGAATGGGTTGACAAACTTATTGGAGTTTGTGGTTTCAGAAGGACAGACCAACACTCTCATG ATGTAAACTCCACTGCAACACAGGATGAACATGTTCCTGCAGCACAACCTCAGCCGACAATTGCCTCGCGACAACTGCCTCGCGTTTCATCATCAGGATCAAGCTTGACATCACCAACTGGGCCTTGTCCACTTTCCATTCCTAAGCACTTCATGGATGTACAAAACAAACGAAGGGCAACAAGTGATCCTCCTGACCCCTTCTCTGCAGAAGCTCCTCAGAATCACAGGGAAAGGATGCGTAGACAATCCGAGCAGATTGGGAGTGCCATGTGTTCTGGTGGAAATCAAATGACTCAAAGTAAGGCCCGTCTATCAGGAAACCTGACAGAAAATTATGATGATGTCCCAAGTCCAAGACCTTACAATTCAGTGTTCAATCTTCCATCACCAAAGAGCAATGCAGGGAATCACTTGTTTTCTAAGGACTATGATGCAGTTCCTGATCCACGCCCAGTCTCTCAAGGAAGTGACAGATCATCACAAGATGTCTATGACTTGGTTCCTGCTCCCAGACCATTGTCTTCATCTAGTCAGGATGGGCAAAGTCTGTATGATGTTCCTCTAAAGGTGTTGGATGCAGAGGACGTTGACATTGCTCCACCTGTACACCGACCAATAGCTCCAAAACCAAGTAATGGCCCATCTCCAAATTATGATGTTTTGCCACCAAGTCACTCAGCACTAAAAGTACGAGAGAGTGTTTATGATGTTCTTCCACCAGGAAGGGTAGTGGAAGAAGAAAACTACGATGTTGTTCCTCATAACCAGAGACCAGTTGCCCCCATTCAAACAGGGCCTTCAAATGAAAATTACGATGTTGTGCCAAAGAAA CAGCCTATATGCGAGGAAAATTATGATATTGTTCCTCCTACGAGGCCAGTTGCACCAAAACCAAACTGTTTGCAACAAAAAGACCCCCAAGAACTTTATGATATTTTACCAAGGAGGGACTCTTTACACAGATTATATGATGCTCAAAATGCATACGATACCCCTCAAGCTAGAAATGAATCAACAGAGGAAAACTATGACATTGTCCCTCCTGTATGCAGAGAACCTTCCTCAAAACCCAGTAACAGTCCTGCATCTCAAGAGAATTATGATGTTGTTCCAATACCAAGACCATCACATGAAACCTATGACATTGTGCCATCACCCAGGGCAAGAGACACTTATGATTTAGTACCATCTTTGAGGGCAAAAGAAGGAGCAAGTTGTAACGGACATGAGCAATGTTTTTCTGACACTTATGCTGTCCCACCAAACTTACAGTCACCCAGTGATAATGAGTGGGTGCCCAAAAGGCCTTCACCGTACCGACCTGCTAAAGATCCATATGACCCTCTCCCAAACACTAATCGTCCAGTGAGTGCAGATTCAGGACTGAATGCCTCATTCACAAGCATTTGCTCTTTGAAGTCTGATTGTGATGATGGCCTGCAGGATAAATACAATCCTCCCTTGCCAGCCCTCCCAAATTCCAGGGACTCTGGATCTTTAAGTGATGATTCTCCAGATGATGCTGAATTAAAAGAAGTCTATGATAGGCCACCCAGCTGGGAAGAAGGTGATTCTATTTATGATGTTCCTCCGAAGAAAGAAGATATCTATGATGTGCCTCCAAGACACTCGGATGACATTCACAATACACCACCAAGCACATCAAATGATATCTATGATGTACCTCCATCATACCATAATGCAG GTTTTGAGAGTGAATCAAATACAGTTCCAGAGGTGGATCGTTCCACAAAGCGCCCTCCACAGGTCAACAGAGCTACCAAACCAAGGACAACAACCGCAAGAGACCATAGTTACTGTAACATGGCACCACCCGTTGACAGAAAGAGcaagaacaaaagaatatcgCTTCCCCCGACTGAACCTAGCTATGTAAACTATGGCGGTCCTCCTCCACGTCGACAGAATCTGCCTTTAGTGAAGACACTATCGGGGAACTCTTTTAGTGGACGTTTTTCAAATCAGATGAGAGAATGTCCTATAGAATTTCCAGGTGAATTTGATTACACTCCAATGGAGGCACCAACAAGATCAGAGATGACAAGATGCTACAGTTATAGCAAAGAAGAGTGCCCTAGGGCAGAAGATAATGACCAATTCTATGAGGACATGTCAGCTCTACAGATTAAAAGACATTCTGGCGAAAGGAGTAATTCTTCCTCATCATCTTCCTTAGCTGATAATGAAGACGTGTACACCCCAATGGCTCCT gTGGACCAGAGACAGAAAAGAAACTTGTTGTATGCAGAAGTTGAGATTGTTGAAGGGATGCAACAGGTGCGAATGCCAGTGAATGCACAACCAAGGCGGGAAAACACGAATTATACCTTCATTAATGAGGAATCTACAAGAGCATTAATTCAAACAAGTCATGCACGACAGGGGCACCGTTGA